ATTCCCAGCAGCCTTCGCGCCTCTTCGGCCGAGTGTATGGTGTCGTCCAGCCGATCGAGTATTAGGCCGGCGGACAGGGCGAGAACGATCCCCACGATCAGGGCGTAGGTCATATTTCGCAGCGGCTTCGGGCTGACCGGGCTCGTCGGCGTAGTCGCCAGTTCGGTGACCTGTACGATGTCGGTCTGGCGCGTCTGGTCGGCCTTGGCGGCCTCGTAGCTACCGAGGAGCGTGGTGTATATCTGCTCGGCGGCGGCCTCCTCCCGCATGATGTGCAGTATGTCCATCTCGAGTTTCGGCATGCCGGCGAGCTTCGCCTTGCGCTCGGCGAGCACCCGTGTCAGCCCCTCGCATCTCGCGGCCGCGGCAAGGTATTCCATCTCCTGCTGCGCGAGTTGGGAGGCGTAGTTCTGCTGGACCTCCAGCGCGCCCGCATCGTGGGCGACTATGTTCTCTATCTCCTTCTTCAGCCTGCCCTTGGTGTCCGCGACCGACCTCCTCAGGTCTTCGAGTGTCCCCGGGTACTTGGCGGTGTATTTCTGCTCGGCCGACGCGAGTTCCATCTCCAGAGTTATCAGCTTGGCCTGCAACGCCTGTATCGCCTCGTTGTCGCGCAGGATGCCGGTTTCCGCGATCGCCCTGTTCTGGATCCCGACCTGCCTCGCCAGTTCATTGGCGCGGCTCCGTGCCTCATCCCTTGCGACGATGTCCTTCGCCAACTGCAGTTCAAATGCTATGATCTGGTCCTGGATCGCTCCACCCGCCTTCTTCACGTCGGTGAAGCCTACGCCACGCAGGAATGCGGAGAGATCCTTCTCGCGGCGCGTGAGTTCCTTCCTGGCGGCCTCCATCTGATCGCGCAGGTCTTCGATGCCGGCGGACGCCGTGCCCCTGCGCGCCCGCCTCTTGTACGACACGAACGCCTCCGCCACGGAGTTCGCCATCATCGCCGACATCTTCGGATCGTCAGTCTGCGCCGAGATCTCCATAATCTCGGTGTCGGTTACGTCCTTGATCTTTAGAGCGCCTCGGACCTGCGCTCCGCTCACTTCGACGTCCTTCGCCCTCATGAGGCTCGCGGCCTCGTCAGCCACGGTCCTGCTCTTCAGCAGGTAGACCTGCGTGGACTTCTCTTCGTACTGCGGCGGGGTGAGCACCTTGTCGCTGAGGAGCACGGTGTATGACGGGCGCAGGAAGACGAGTTGGCTCGTGGCGACGTAGAGCCGTGGGGCCCGCAGCGTCACCGCCGCGCCTGCCAGCAGCGCGGCGGCGAGGCAGGCGAGCATTATGCCTTTGCGTCTGCGCAGGATGTCCGCCACGTCGTTGAACGAGAAATCGGAGGATTCGAGAGCGGAAGTTCGCATTGTGTTACCGGTGTACCGCCGTTTCAAACGGCATCAGCCGTGCGCTGGATGCCACTCATTATAGTGCAGTATTCGCACGCCGTCAAGTGGCACGGAATCCGGGATGGGCCGGAGACATCCTCCCAGAACGATTATCAGCACGAGACGCAGGTAAATTTACCAGTTTTCGCAAAAGGTCGCCGCATCCCCTTGACGGATCGAGCGATCTGGGCTATCATGCGAAGTGAGTAAAACCGCAGAGAACACAATACATGCGGTGCTTCCGGAAGGAGATCAAGAGATGCCATCCCGAATCGCTTTCGTTGTCGCGCTGCTTCTCGCGTGCTGCGTTGCGGCGGCGCCGGTTTCCGCTGGCCCGGTTCAGACGTGGTTTCTGAACAACTACTCCACGGCTCCGTCGTCGAACGGCCCCGGCTACGGGTTTACGTACGAGTCGCTGGTGCAGTCGCCGGGCGAGTCCGATGGGTACACTTATACGGACTGGTGGTACGATTTCTATCTCGAGAACAACTCCACAGACCACTGGATCGTGAGTTGGACGTTCACCCCGCTGTGGCCGGGGTGCCCGGGGGTCGTGATGTCCGACCCCGGCAACGACCCGTGCTATGGCTCCTGGCCGCTCCCGCCGAGTCAGGGTCCGCTTCTCTCGCAGACATCGTTCCGCGAGGAGAATTTCGTGCATCCCGTGCAGTTCCAGCAGATCATGACGACGATCACCTGGGACGATGGGCATCAGGAGCAGGTGCCGGTCTTCATGCCGCTCTGCGTGCCCGAGCCGGGTAGTCTAGCGGCTCTTGCGATCGGCGTGACCGGAGTGGGCGGTGCTTTTCTTAAGAGGCGCAGGTCTAGGTAATGTTTCTTGGGCGCGCTGCGTGTGTCGCAGTCGCGTTATAGGGTGCAGCACTCTTTCTCAGGAGCAGCCGTGAAGCCTCAGAACACCGAGAACGATTGGCTGCTCCTTGCTATTGGCGATGTCGTGTCGGGTCTTATCCCCGACGAACGTGCGCTGGCCGAGGCCGCGAGGTCCAGGTACGATGCGTTCCTGCACAGTGAGTGCGGGCGTTCGACGGACCTGGAGGTCCGCGCCGCGATCGACCCTGATGCCGAGTTCATGCTGCTTCCCGATATCGAAGTCGGCGTCGAAGACGGCGTGATCCGCGTCTCGCGCGGCGATTTCGACGGGGTGATAGACCTCCCTTCGGGGCGGGCCGAGGTGAAGCTGAACTGGCCCGAATACGCGATCGTGGGGTTCGACTGCTTCCTCAGGGTCTGCTACTCCCTGCTGGCGGTGAGCCGAGGGGGGTTGCTCGTCCACAGCGCCTCGGTGGCCAGGGACGGTGAGGGCCTGGTGTTTCCGGGGGTATCCGGGAGCGGGAAATCGACCGTAGCCGGCATCTGCCGCGACGCGGGATGCACCGTGTTGAGCGACGAGATTTCCCTTCTCAGGCGATCCGGGTCCGGCTGGACGGTGTACGGCACCCCGTTCCACGGGGACCTCGGCACGGCGGAGAACTATCGGGCGCCCGTGAGAGGGCTGTACTTCCTGAAGCAGGCTAGAGAGAACGGGCTGGCGCTGCTGGAGAATCGAGCCGCGCTCACGCATCTCATGAGGTCGGTCGTTTTCTTCGGCGAAGCCTCGAGTCTGATGCCGGCCGCCTTCGAGGTCTGCTGCGACCTGGCGTCCTCGGTGCCGTGCAGAGAGATGTCCTTCAGGAAGGATTCGGAGTTTCTTGCGATGATAGACGGCCTCGAAGATGAATGAACCGGTCGCGAAGAGCGAGAAGATAGCGGTCCACGGGCGGGAAGAGGAGTGCTACGTGCTCGAACTGGGCGGGATGATGCTCCATCATCTCGGCGATGTCGAGACATTTATCTGGAACTCGATAGACGGGTGTCGGACTGGCACGAATCTTGCAGAGATGGTGGTGGCGCAATACGAGGTGGCCCCGGAACGCGCCGCTGAAGACGTCTCTAGGTTTATCGGCGAGCTCAGGCTGGCCGGCCTGATCCGGAGTTCGGGCGCAGAGGCCGAATGAGCGTTGATTTCGGGCCGGGTAACAGCATACTGGACCGGCTGATCGAATCCGGCACAGAGGAGAGCCGGCCGATCAGGGCGATCTTCGAGTTGACATACCGGTGCAACCTGGGATGCGGTTTCTGCTACTGCATCGGCCGCGAGGGCGCGGAACTCGGTTTGGACGAGGTGTGCCGCACGATAGACGGGCTGCAGTCCGAGGGCTGCATGTTCCTCACGCTCTCGGGCGGCGAGATACTCTGCAGGGAGGACTTCCCTGAGATAGCGCGGCACGCGCGGGGTCGGGGTCTGGCCCTCGAACTGAAGACCAACGGAACACTCGTGGACGCGTATGCGTCCAAGCTGATAGCGGGTCTCTACCCGTTCAACGTTGACGTCTCGATACATGCGGCCGACGCCGACGGGCACGACCGGGTCACTCGCGTTCCGGGCTCGTTTGACGGAGCGTTGAACGGGGTAAGGTTACTGCGTGAAGAAGGCGTCCCGGTGACGCTGAAGAGCCTGCTGACCCGGGAGAACTAC
This Armatimonadota bacterium DNA region includes the following protein-coding sequences:
- a CDS encoding PqqD family protein; this encodes MNEPVAKSEKIAVHGREEECYVLELGGMMLHHLGDVETFIWNSIDGCRTGTNLAEMVVAQYEVAPERAAEDVSRFIGELRLAGLIRSSGAEAE
- a CDS encoding PEP-CTERM sorting domain-containing protein — protein: MPSRIAFVVALLLACCVAAAPVSAGPVQTWFLNNYSTAPSSNGPGYGFTYESLVQSPGESDGYTYTDWWYDFYLENNSTDHWIVSWTFTPLWPGCPGVVMSDPGNDPCYGSWPLPPSQGPLLSQTSFREENFVHPVQFQQIMTTITWDDGHQEQVPVFMPLCVPEPGSLAALAIGVTGVGGAFLKRRRSR
- a CDS encoding polysaccharide biosynthesis tyrosine autokinase encodes the protein MRTSALESSDFSFNDVADILRRRKGIMLACLAAALLAGAAVTLRAPRLYVATSQLVFLRPSYTVLLSDKVLTPPQYEEKSTQVYLLKSRTVADEAASLMRAKDVEVSGAQVRGALKIKDVTDTEIMEISAQTDDPKMSAMMANSVAEAFVSYKRRARRGTASAGIEDLRDQMEAARKELTRREKDLSAFLRGVGFTDVKKAGGAIQDQIIAFELQLAKDIVARDEARSRANELARQVGIQNRAIAETGILRDNEAIQALQAKLITLEMELASAEQKYTAKYPGTLEDLRRSVADTKGRLKKEIENIVAHDAGALEVQQNYASQLAQQEMEYLAAAARCEGLTRVLAERKAKLAGMPKLEMDILHIMREEAAAEQIYTTLLGSYEAAKADQTRQTDIVQVTELATTPTSPVSPKPLRNMTYALIVGIVLALSAGLILDRLDDTIHSAEEARRLLGMPVLGQIPRAAGSHRLVTDMHFKSPIPEAYRTLRANISFASIDKQVKSILLTSAAPGEGKSLTAVNLGITLAQGGKRVILVDADLRRPSIAGLLQIPPSSGLTDVLIGKTSLAEALQDIGLPNLMVLPTGPLPPNPAETIGSQRMRDLMSELRESAEVVVFDTPPCNLVSDSLMLAALADATIQVVEMQSVSRSVLLQAEQSLLDAKATIIGCVLNGVQPSSPYAYTYYGHPDDTDEPPRGNGRGGILARIIGRRDARD